The genome window AATTCTTTGGGAGGCGATGAGGTTGCCCTCGACCTTGCCCTTGCAAATAATAGTTCCGGCGTTGATATCCGCAATGATCCTTCCAGACTCACCGATGATAAGCGTGTCTTTCGTTACCACCTGGCCTTCAAAGCGGCCATCGATTCGCACGGTCCCCTCAAAAGTCAGCGAACCATTGAAAACAGCGTCCTCGCCCATATAGGCCTTCAGCTCGGCGTCGTCTTTTTTCTGCGCCATACGATCTCCCCTACCAAATGTTTGACTTCAGTTTTTTATCAATTTACTTTTTTCACGATCATGCCGCGGATGCGTTCCAGGTCATCGTCTGAATAATAAGTGACCACAACCTTACCGCCCTTCTTGCGCGGGACAATTTCAACTTTCGTCCCCAGCTTACGCTCCATTTCCGTTTCCAGATTTTTAATGAAAACATCTTTTTTCCTGGCGGGAGGCGCCTCATGAGGCGGGGTTTTCATTTGCTTGACCCGGCCTTCCACCTGCCGAACGTTCAAATCCTTTTTCAGGATTTCCTTTTTCAAGGCTTCCATGTCCTGCACGGACTCCAAACCAAGGAGTGCGCGCGCATGCCCCATGGACAATCGCCCCGCAACCATTTCCTCTTTGACGCTTTGCGGTAGCTTGAGCAGTCTCAATGTATTGGTGACGGAAGTTCGATTTTTGCCCACCCGTTTGGCCAGCTTCTCCTGAGTCAACCCAAAATCGTTCGCCAACCGCGAGTAGGCCTCGGCTTCCTCGATAGGGTTGAGATCCTGCCTGTGAATATTTTCAATGATGGCGAGCTCCAGGGATTCCGTATCACTGACTTCCCTGATGACTGCTGGAATTTTTTTAAGGCCTGCCTTCTTGCTGGCGCGCCAGCGGCGCTCACCGACGATCAGCTCATAACCGTTATTTTTGCCTTTTTGCACGACCACAGGCTGAAGAACCCCGTTTTCACGGATAGACTGCACGAGTTCTTCAAGTTTTTCGTCGTCGAAGTATTTTCTGGGCTGGAGCTTGTTTGGAGAAATTTCGTCGATCAACAGCTCCCCCACCCCCGGACCGGCGCCCCCGGACTGCGGAACCCCTATTTCAAAGTCCGGAATCAGGGCATTGATTCCCTTGCCCAAGGCTTTTCGATTCATGCGACGCGCTCACCTCTTGAGTCTTTTTGCAGGGCGCCGTTTTTTGTGCGGGAAATAATTTCTTTTGCCAGCTCGATATAGGATTCCGCCCCGCGGGAGCGGTTGGCGTAGAGGATGACGGGCTTGCCGTGGCTGGGGGCTTCACTCAGACGAACGTTGCGCGGGATGATCGTTTCAACAAGAAATTCCTGAAAGTATTTTTTGACCTGGTCGCGGACCTGACCCGCCAGCAGGGTCCTGCCGTCATACATGGTCAGAAGAATGCCTTCGACTTTCAATTCCGGATTGAGGGAGCGCTTGACCAGCTTCAAAGTTTTCAGCAGATGGCTCAACCCCTGCAACGCATAATATTCACACTGCATGGGGATCAGTACCGACTGACAAACCGCCAGGGCGTTCAGCGTGAGCAATCCCAGGGACGGGGGACAATCTATCAGGATAAATTCATATTCTTCCTCCGTCCCTTGCAGGACGGTTTTTAATCGTTTCTCGCGGTTCTCACAGGAAACCAGTTCAATTTCCGCGCCGGTGAGATCGACTGAGGAGGGGATGATTTTCAGGGTATCTATTTCTGTCGGGTAAATCACCTGCTCGAGCGTCGCCTCCCCCATCATCAGATCATAGAGACCCAGGGCATCGTCCGGCAACGTGATTCCCAGACCGCTGGAGGCGTTCGCCTGCGGGTCCACGTCTACCAGGAGAACTTTTTTACCGGAGAGAGCCAGACAGGCCGAAAGGTTGATGGCTGTCGTGGTTTTGCCAACCCCGCCCTTCTGATTGACGATGCAGATTGTTTTTCCCATATTTGCTTGATTTCCAAAGGAGTACGTCTGCAAAAATCATAGCACAGTTTAAAAACACATCCTATCAAAATATCGGAGTTCGGGACGGATTCAGCAATGGGTTTCGGCAGAAGAATGGAAGTTAAATGTTTCGTCCAGCGCCCTGGTTTCACGTGGAACACCGGAAGCTCTGTATGCCCTTGAAAACTATGGTTTCACGTGGAACACTTGGCAAATAGCATCAGCTTGGACAAAACCCCGGTTCCGCCCTCGAAAGGGATTTCATCCTGCAGCTGAAATTTGTAACCTGATTGTTCGGTAAACTCAGGGGGCCTGGCATCCGGTTCCTTTTTGATAACCACCCGCCCGCCCATTTTTAAACAAGGGCCTGCCAGTTTCGAGCAATAAAGAATGTCCCCCACCCCGCGAAAAACCACAAGATCGAATCGGTCGAGATAGTCGGCGCTCAAATCTTCGGCCCGTTGGTTCAATACCTCCACATTATCCAGGCTCATTTTACGAACACAGTTGCGTAAAAAGCTGGCGCGCTTCCTCTGGCTTTCAACCAGAACAAATTTTAGTTCGGGAAAAATAACTTTCAGGGGGATGCCGGGAAACCCGGCGCCGCTACCGACGTCCATGACCTGGCCCTGAGGACTCTGCACTGCCCGCACGTATTGCAGGGAGTCAAAAATATGCCTTTCAATGACCGCTTTGGCATCGCCTTCGGCGGTCAGGTTGATCTTGTCGTTCCATCGGGCCCACTCGCCCAAAAACGTATCCAAAGCCCCGGCCCATTTGTCGGAGCACTCGGAAGACGGCAGCTGGAGCCGTTGATCGGCAAATACTTCAAGTAATTGTTTAAGGTAGGACACAGTTATTTTTATACCGCTAAAGGGAGTTATAAAGAGTCAAAAGGAAGGTTACAATCGCTATTTTGGTCCCGGGATATGAGGATCGGCTCTCAATTCCTCTCACAGTCCTTCTACAAAACCTTGCGAAACTCAGCGGTCAAAAGAGGAAGAACTTCCAGAACATCGCCAACGATTCCATAGTCGGCAACCGAAAAGATCGGCGCATGCGGATCTTTATTAATAGCGACGATACATTTTGAGGAAGACATCCCCGCCAGATGCTGGACGGCGCCGGAGATTCCGCAGGCAATATAAAGATCAGGCGCAACCGTGCGCCCGGTTTGCCCAACCTGATTGGAATATTGCCGCCAGCCATCGTCAACCACCGGACGGCTGGCTCCAACCGCCGCCCCTAAAACCTCGGCCAATTCATCAAGCAGTTTAAAGTTTTCGGCACTTTGCATCCCCAGCCCGCCGGACACCACGATCCGGGCTTCGGTAATATCAAGTTGTTTCCCCGCTTCCCGAACGATTTCTTTCAACTGCATCGCAAAGGGAAGGGATTGCATTTGCACATCCACCCTTTCAACGTCCCCGTACCGTTTGGTATCGGGTCCATCGGCGCGGAAAACATTGGCGCGCAGGGTGGCTATCTGAGGACGGGAAGAATCGTAGACCAGGGTGG of Nitrospinota bacterium contains these proteins:
- a CDS encoding polymer-forming cytoskeletal protein, with protein sequence MAQKKDDAELKAYMGEDAVFNGSLTFEGTVRIDGRFEGQVVTKDTLIIGESGRIIADINAGTIICKGKVEGNLIASQRIELHSASQVVGTVKTPSLFVEVGGILDGECDMSSQGNKVVELRKNEVVGTG
- a CDS encoding AAA family ATPase, producing MGKTICIVNQKGGVGKTTTAINLSACLALSGKKVLLVDVDPQANASSGLGITLPDDALGLYDLMMGEATLEQVIYPTEIDTLKIIPSSVDLTGAEIELVSCENREKRLKTVLQGTEEEYEFILIDCPPSLGLLTLNALAVCQSVLIPMQCEYYALQGLSHLLKTLKLVKRSLNPELKVEGILLTMYDGRTLLAGQVRDQVKKYFQEFLVETIIPRNVRLSEAPSHGKPVILYANRSRGAESYIELAKEIISRTKNGALQKDSRGERVA
- a CDS encoding ParB/RepB/Spo0J family partition protein; the encoded protein is MNRKALGKGINALIPDFEIGVPQSGGAGPGVGELLIDEISPNKLQPRKYFDDEKLEELVQSIRENGVLQPVVVQKGKNNGYELIVGERRWRASKKAGLKKIPAVIREVSDTESLELAIIENIHRQDLNPIEEAEAYSRLANDFGLTQEKLAKRVGKNRTSVTNTLRLLKLPQSVKEEMVAGRLSMGHARALLGLESVQDMEALKKEILKKDLNVRQVEGRVKQMKTPPHEAPPARKKDVFIKNLETEMERKLGTKVEIVPRKKGGKVVVTYYSDDDLERIRGMIVKKVN
- a CDS encoding electron transfer flavoprotein subunit alpha/FixB family protein gives rise to the protein MTSGNPIFAIVEQVEGAVKPVALEVIHAARQLADKAGGQVTALCLGAEDGANLNSEVLFHYGADRILVFCHARLARYTTSAYLAALLPEIRARKPEFLLLPATNHGKELAAALSAKLKTGLATDCISLDLDSAGGLKVRRPVNGGKAISTLVYDSSRPQIATLRANVFRADGPDTKRYGDVERVDVQMQSLPFAMQLKEIVREAGKQLDITEARIVVSGGLGMQSAENFKLLDELAEVLGAAVGASRPVVDDGWRQYSNQVGQTGRTVAPDLYIACGISGAVQHLAGMSSSKCIVAINKDPHAPIFSVADYGIVGDVLEVLPLLTAEFRKVL
- the rsmG gene encoding 16S rRNA (guanine(527)-N(7))-methyltransferase RsmG; protein product: MSYLKQLLEVFADQRLQLPSSECSDKWAGALDTFLGEWARWNDKINLTAEGDAKAVIERHIFDSLQYVRAVQSPQGQVMDVGSGAGFPGIPLKVIFPELKFVLVESQRKRASFLRNCVRKMSLDNVEVLNQRAEDLSADYLDRFDLVVFRGVGDILYCSKLAGPCLKMGGRVVIKKEPDARPPEFTEQSGYKFQLQDEIPFEGGTGVLSKLMLFAKCST